In a single window of the Populus alba chromosome 16, ASM523922v2, whole genome shotgun sequence genome:
- the LOC118038434 gene encoding cytokinin riboside 5'-monophosphate phosphoribohydrolase LOG7 produces the protein MEETKSKFKRICVFCGSSSGKKASYQEAAVEVARELVERRIDLVYGGGSLGLMGLVSQAVHDGGRHVLGVIPRSLMPREVTGEPVGEVRAVSDMHQRKAEMARQADAFIALPGGYGTLEELLEVITWAQLNIHHKPVGLLNVDGFYNSLLSFVDKAVDEGFISPAARRIIVSAPTAKQLVRQLEDYVPEYDEITAKLVWEEVDRLTA, from the exons atGGAGGAAACTAAATCCAAGTTTAAGAGGATATGTGTGTTTTGTGGGAGCAGCTCAGGCAAGAAAGCTAGCTACCAGGAAGCTGCTGTAGAGGTGGCCAGGGAACtg GTCGAGAGAAGAATTGATTTGGTCTATGGAGGTGGGAGCTTGGGGTTAATGGGCCTTGTTTCTCAAGCGGTTCATGATGGCGGGCGCCATGTTCTAGG aGTAATTCCAAGGTCTCTAATGCCCAGAGAG GTAACAGGGGAGCCTGTCGGGGAAGTTAGAGCTGTGTCTGATATGCATCAAAGGAAAGCTGAAATGGCTCGCCAAGCCGATGCCTTCATTGCCCTCCCTG GGGGCTATGGAACACTAGAAGAATTGCTTGAAGTAATTACATGGGCTCAACTAAATATCCATCACAAACCT GTGGGCCTCTTGAATGTAGATGGGTTCTATAATTCTTTGTTGTCTTTCGTTGACAAGGCCGTAGATGAAGGCTTCATATCACCTGCTGCACGTCGCATTATCGTGTCTGCTCCCACAGCCAAACAATTGGTCAGACAACTAGAG GATTATGTGCCGGAATACGATGAAATAACAGCCAAGTTGGTGTGGGAGGAGGTTGATAGATTGACTGCCTAA
- the LOC118038433 gene encoding 2-Cys peroxiredoxin BAS1, chloroplastic gives MACSATSTTLISSIAAAATKSMAFPISKNITLPNSFFGTRKSFQSRVPRSISLTRGSHSRNTFVVKASSELPLVGNIAPDFEAEAVFDQEFINVKLSDYIGKKYVILFFYPLDFTFVCPTEITAFSDRHEEFEQINTEVLGVSIDSVFSHLAWVQTDRKSGGLGDLKYPLISDVTKSISKSYGVLIPDQGVALRGLFIIDKEGVIQHSTINNLAIGRSVDETKRTLQALQYVQENPDEVCPAGWKPGEKSMKPDPKLSKDYFAAI, from the exons ATGGCCTGCTCAGCTACCTCCACCACTCTCATCTCCTCTatcgccgccgccgccaccaaaTCCATGGCCTTTCCTATCTCTAAAAACATAACTCTCCCCAACTCATTTTTTGGCACTCGCAAATCCTTCCAATCTCGCGTCCCTCGTTCCATTTCCTTGACTCGTGGCTCTCATTCTAGAAACACCTTCGTTGTCAAAGCCTCT AGCGAACTTCCATTGGTCGGAAACATAGCACCGGATTTCGAGGCGGAGGCTGTCTTCGATCAAGAGTTCATTAAT GTTAAACTGTCTGATTATATTGGGAAGAAATATGTGATTCTATTTTTCTATCCATTGGACTTCACATTTGTTTGTCCCACAG AAATCACTGCTTTTAGTGACCGTCATGAGGAATTTGAGCAGATAAACACAGAAGTGTTGGGTGTTTCAATCGACAGTGTG TTCTCGCACCTTGCCTGGGTCCAAACAGATAGAAAGTCTGGTGGGCTTGGAGATCTGAAGTATCCTTTGATTTCTGATGTCACCAAATCCATATCAAAATCTTATGGAGTGCTAATTCCTGATCAG GGAGTTGCTCTGAGAGGACTTTTCATCATTGATAAAGAAGGAGTCATCCAACATTCCACCATTAACAACCTTGCCATTGGGCGCAGTGTTGACGAGACAAAGAGGACACTCCAG GCCTTGCAGTACGTGCAAGAAAATCCAGATGAAGTTTGCCCAGCTGGGTGGAAGCCTGGTGAGAAGTCCATGAAGCCTGATCCAAAGCTGAGCAAGGATTACTTTGCTGCCATATAG
- the LOC118038440 gene encoding protein SEEDLING LETHAL 1, chloroplastic-like, giving the protein MEDTLLHFLSNIKPSPLPYPKAHSFPLSHHDYCPALSCPRTLHFPTLSSKTNTASLPPKPFKTPETPSISSHHTPPPPQSQPHEPPNTEFQEKILYLDSIGLDIFSLINHDRPFILSASLSNIKSIIDLLTSMNFTPQEFRRIISMCPEILTSTPSTVTPVITFLLREARVNGSDLKHVINRRPRLLVSSVKYCLRPTLYFLQSIGLEEVKRHTYLLSCSVEKKLLPRIQYFEKIGFAYKDAVSMFRRFPQLFNYSIKNNIEPKLNYFVVEMGRDLKELKEFPQYFSFSLENRIKPRHQCCVEKGLCFPLHTLLKTSQEEFMSRIDVCCNSSVPLRSSPLYSVNCDVDSSTNTE; this is encoded by the coding sequence ATGGAAGACACACTCCTCCATTTCCTCTCCAACATCAAACCCTCCCCACTTCCTTATCCCAAAGCTCACAGCTTCCCCTTATCCCACCATGATTATTGCCCCGCACTTTCTTGCCCAAGAACTCTCCATTTTCCCACTCTTTCCTCCAAAACGAACACCGCTTCCCTACCTCCCAAGCCTTTCAAAACTCCAGAAACCCCCTCTATATCCTCACACCATACCCCTCCACCGCCGCAATCCCAACCCCATGAACCACCCAATActgaatttcaagaaaaaatcctCTACCTCGATTCAATAGGCCTAGACATATTCTCCTTAATAAACCATGACCGTCCGTTCATCCTCTCGGCCTCCTTATCAAACATTAAATCCATCATTGACTTACTCACCTCCATGAATTTCACTCCACAAGAGTTCCGCAGAATCATCTCCATGTGCCCAGAAATCCTCACCTCCACTCCTTCCACTGTCACCCCAGTCATCACCTTCCTTCTTCGTGAAGCCCGCGTCAACGGCTCTGATTTGAAACATGTCATAAACCGACGGCCCCGATTACTGGTATCCAGCGTCAAATACTGCTTGCGCCCCACACTCTATTTCCTCCAAAGCATTGGCCTTGAAGAGGTAAAAAGACACACATATTTGCTGTCTTGTAGTGTTGAAAAAAAACTCTTACCAAGAATCcaatactttgaaaaaattgGGTTCGCGTATAAAGATGCTGTTTCCATGTTTAGGAGATTTCCACAACTGTTTAATTACAGTATTAAGAATAATATTGAGCCCAAGCTGAATTATTTTGTTGTGGAAATGGGAAGGGATTTGAAGGAGTTAAAAGAATTTCCGcagtatttttcatttagtttagagAATAGAATTAAGCCTAGACATCAATGTTGTGTTGAGAAAGGTCTGTGTTTTCCTCTACATACGTTGTTAAAGACAAGCCAGGAGGAGTTTATGAGTAGAATTGATGTTTGTTGTAATTCTTCTGTTCCTTTGAGAAGTTCTCCTTTGTATTCTGTAAATTGCGACGTTGATTCTTCTACTAATACagaataa